In Mycobacterium tuberculosis H37Rv, a single window of DNA contains:
- a CDS encoding monooxygenase, which translates to MTSPVAVIARFMPRPDARSALRALLDAMITPTRAEDGCRSYDLYESADGGELVLFERYRSRIALDEHRGSPHYLNYRAQVGELLTRPVAVTVLAPLDEASA; encoded by the coding sequence ATGACGTCACCCGTCGCGGTCATCGCCCGGTTCATGCCACGGCCTGACGCTAGGTCGGCCCTGCGCGCTCTCTTGGACGCAATGATTACCCCGACACGGGCCGAGGACGGATGCCGTAGCTACGACCTCTACGAGAGCGCCGACGGCGGCGAGCTGGTGCTTTTCGAACGGTACCGCAGCCGCATCGCGCTCGACGAGCACCGCGGTTCGCCGCACTATCTGAACTACCGGGCACAGGTCGGTGAATTGCTGACCCGGCCCGTCGCGGTGACTGTGCTCGCGCCGCTCGACGAGGCTTCTGCTTAG